ACCGAGTCGGCGATCTTCTTAATCTCGTTGAGCTTGTGGCTGATGATGATCGACGTGATGCCCTGCCCCTTGAGGTGCAGGATCAGGTCGAGCAGGTGGTCGCTGTCGCTGTCGTTGAGCGCGGCGGTGGGCTCGTCGAGGATGAGGAGCTTGACCTCTTTCGAGAGCGCCTTCGCGATCTCGACGAGCTGCTGCTTGCCGACGCCGATGTCGAGGATGCGCGTGACCGGGTCCTCATCGAGGCCGACACGGGCCAGCAGCTTCTTGGCCTCCTGGTTCGTGCGGTTCCAGTCGATGAGGCCGAGCGGACCCTTGACCTCGTTGTTGAGGAAGATGTTCTCGGCGATCGAGAGGTAGGGGCTCAGCGCGAGCTCCTGGTGGATGATGACGATGCCCTTGGCCTCGCTGTCACGGATGTCTTTGAACTCGACCGTCTCGTTCTCGAAGACGATGTCGCCCTCGTAGGTGCCGTGCGGGTAGACCCCCGAGAGCACCTTCATGAGGGTGGATTTTCCGGCGCCGTTCTCGCCGCAGATGGCGTGCACTTCACCGCGCGCCACCTCGAGGGTGACGTCGGAGAGGGCCTTGACACCCGGGAAGGTCTTCGTGATCGACCGCATCTCGAGGATGTTCTGGGTCACGTGCTGCCTCTTCCTTACGTCGTTGGGGGGAGAGCCGGTGGTGGGGAGCCTAGTGCGACTCCCCACCACCGACCAGATGCAACTGCTGGTGCTGGATGAACCGGTCTCGTTAGAGGCCGAGCTCCTCAGCGGTCCAGTAGCCGGTGTCGACGAGCGCCGACTCCACGTTGTCCGCGACGACCGGCACCGGGCCGAGCAGGAACGACGGCACGATCTTCACGCCGTTGTCGTACGTCTCGGTGTCGTTGATCTCGGGCTCGCCGCCCTCGAGCAGCGCGGCGGCCATACCAGCGGCCACCTTCGCGAGCTCGCGCGTGTCCTTGAAGATCGTCGCGAACTGCTCACCCGAGAGGATCGCCTTGACCGAGTCGACCTCGGCGTCCTGGCCCGAGATGATCGGGAAGTCGACACCCACCGCGTAGCCGGCGTCGGTCAGGGCCGAGATGATGCCACGGCTCAGGCCGTCGTAGGGCGACAGGACGGCGTTGACCTTCGTGCCGTCCGAGTAGTTCGCCGTGAGGAGGTCCTCCATGCGGCTCTGGGCGACTTCGCCGTCCCAGCGCAGCGTGGCGGCCTGCTCGATGTCGGTCTGACCCGACTTGACGACGAGCGTTCCGTCATCGATCAGCGGCTGGAGGACATCCATGGCGCCGTTGAAGAAGAAGAACGCGTTGTTGTCGTCGAGCGAGCCGGCGAACAGCTCGATGTTGAACGGACCGGCCGGCGCGTCGGGGAGCGCGTTGCCCTCGAGGTCGGTGAGGCCGAGACCGTTGAGCACCGTCCACGCCTGCTGCTGGCCCACGAGGAAGTTGTCGAACGTCGCGTAGTAGTTGACGTTCTCCGAGTCGCGGATCAGGCGGTCGTAGGCGATGACGGGGATGTCGCCGTCGGCAGCGGTCTGCAGCACCTCGGTGAGGGTGGTGCCGTCGATCGCGGCGATGATCAGGGCCTCAGCGCCCTTGGTGATCATGTTCTCGACCTGCGAGACCTGGGTGGGAATGTCGTCCTCGGCGAACTGCAGGTCGACCGTGTAGCCGGCCGCCTCGAGCTCGGCCACGAGGGCGTCGCCGTCCGCGATCCAGCGCTCCGACGAGCGGGTGGGCATGGCGACGCCGATGAGGCCTCCGCCTTCGCCTTCGCCCTCGGCAGCCGGGGCCGAGCAGGCGGCGAGACCGAAGGTCATCGCGCCGATGGCCACGGCGGAGAGAAGAACGTTCTTCTTCACTGTGTGTCCTTTCATAGGGGATGTGGTGGTGCTGTGGTTCTCGCCTCATCCGCGAGTCGAGAGCCGTTCCCGGGGCGGGCCCCGGGAGGTCTAGGTGATGGACGCCGCGCTCACAGCGACTGCGCCAATCGGTAGTAGGCGGCGTTCGTGCGCACATCGCGCGCGAACCCCTCGAGCGTGGTGCTCTCGTCGATGACGAGCAGCTCGACGGCGGCCATCTGCGCGAAGTCCCGGAAGACGTCGACACCCACTTGCGTGGACATGACCGTGTGATGGGCGGCCCCCGCCGTCAGCCAGGCTGCGGCGGAAGTGCTGAAATCGGGCGCGGGCTTCCACACCGCGTGGCCGACAGGAAGGTGGGGCATCGGTGCCGGGAGGGCGACGTTCTCGACGACGTTCGCCACGAGGCGGAACCGATCGCGCATGTCGCTCAGCGCGACGACGACCGCCGGGCCCGCGTCGGCCGTGAAGACCAGCCGCACGGGGTCGTCCTTGCCGCCGATGCCGAGCGGGTGCACCTCAAGGCGAGCTCTCCCGGCCGTGAGCGAGGGGCTCACCTCAAGCATGTGCGCGCCGAGGATGAGCTCGTTGCCGGGCTCGAGGTGGTAGGTGTAGTCCTCCATGAGGGATGCGCCACCGGGCAGCCCTGCTCCCATCACGGCGGCCGCGCGCACGAGCACCGCGGTCTTCCAGTCGCCCTCGGCGCCGAAGCCGTAGCCGTCGGCCATGAGACGCTGCACGGCGAGGCCCGGCAGCTGCTGCAGGTCGGCGAGGTCCTCGAACGAGGTGGTGAAGGCAGAGAATCCGCCGTCTTCGAGGAACCCGCGCAGCCCGAGCTCGATCGCGGCACCGTAGCGCAGCGAGTCGTGCCGTGCGGCACCGGGGTGCAGCTCGGCCGCGACGTCGTAGAGGTCGAGGTACTCGGCCACGAGCGCGTCGATCTCGGCATCGCCGACGGCGTGCACGGCGTCGGCGAGCTCGGTGACGCCCCACGTGTTGACCTGCACGCCGAACCGCAGCTCGGCCTCGGTCTTGTCGCCCTCGGTCACGGCGACGTAGCGCATGTTGTCGCCGAAGCGGGCGAGCTTCAGCTCGTGCATGGCGTGCCAGCCGGCGGCGGCACGGGCCCAGACGGCCACACGGTCGGTGACGGCGGGGTTCGAGATGTGGCCGACGACGGTCGTGCGCGCCACGCCGAGGCGCGAGACGATGTAGCCGAACTCGCGGTCGCCGTGCGCGGCCTGGTTGAGGTTCATGAAGTCGAAGTCGATGCTCGCGAACGGCAGCTCGACGTTGGCCTGCGTGTGCAGGTGCAGCAGGGGCTTCTGCAGCGCGTCGAGGCCGGCGATCCACATCTTGGCCGGGCTGAAGGTGTGCATCCACGCGATGACGCCGATGACGTTGTCGGCGGCGTTCGCCTCCTGCATGACGCGCTTGATGCTGGCGCTGTCGACCAGGGTCGGCTTCCAGACGATCGTGACCGGGATGCTCGACGCGGCCTGGAGGCCGGCGACGACCTGCTGCGACTGCTCGGCGACCTGGCGCAGCGTCTCGTCGCCGTAGAGGTTCTGGCTCCCGGTGAGGAACCAGACCTCGTAGGTCGAGAGATCGGGAACGATGCTGCGGGTCACGAGACGGCTCCTTGGAGTGCGGTGAGGGGCAGGGCGTCGACGGCGCGGCGCTCGATCGCGAGGCCGGACTCGTAGGCCTCGAGGTAGGACGTGAAGCCGACGACATCGGCAGGGTCGGGTGTCACGACGGTCATGTCGGTGCCGCCGAAGACGTCGCGGTCGAGGAAGGCGGCGAGGTCGCCGCCGCCCGACGCGGTGAACGATGCGAGCACGGCGATGCCCCAGGCCCCGCCCTCGGACGCGCTCTCGGCGACGCCCACGGGAGCGTCGAGCGCCGCGGCGAGGAACCGCTGAGCGACACCCGCGGTGCGGAAGAGTCCCCCGTGCGCCTGCATGCGGTCGATGCGGACGCCCGGCTCGTCGCGCAGTGCGCGCATGCCGAGGCTCAGCGTCGCGAAGACGCCGTAGACCTGCGCGCGCATGGTGTTGGCGAGCGTGAGATCGCTCTCAGGCGTGCGAACCACGAGCGGGCGGCCTTCGGCGAGCTGGGCGATGGGCTCACCCGAAATCTGGTTGTAGGCCAGTACGCCGCCGGCGTCAGCCGCGCCGTCGAGGGCCTCGGCGAGCAGCAGGCGATACGCCTCGTCGGCATCGAGCGGCGCGCCCGCCAGCTCGGCGAAGCGGCGGAAGACGCCGACCCATGCCGCGAGCTCGCTCGTGCCGTTGTTGCAGTGCACCATCGCGACCGGGTGGCCGACCGGCGTCGCGACGACGTCGAGTTCTGGGTGCACGTGCTCGAGCGGCCGGTCGAGCACGACCATGGCGAAGATGCTCGTGCCGGCGCTGACGTTGCCGGTGCCGGGGGCCACCGCGTTCGTCGCGACCATGCCGGTTCCCGCGTCGCCTTCCGGCGGGCAGAACACGGCACCGGGCCGGAGAGCCCCCGTCGGGTCGAGCAGCGCTGCACCCTCGGCGGTGAGCGTGCCAGCGGTGGCCCCCGCGGGGAGGATCGAGGGCAGCAGATCGCGCAGCGGACCCGCGAGCGCCGCGTCGGCGATGAGGGCGTCGTACTGGGCGAGCATTGTGGCGTCGTAGTCGGCGCCCTCGGCGCCGATCGGGAACATTCCGGAGGCGTCACCGATGCCGAGCACGCGCTCCCCCGTGAGTCGCCAGTGCACATAGCCTGCGAGGGTCGTGGTGAAGCGCACGCGGGCGACGTGCGGCTCGCCGTTCAGCACAGCCTGGTGCAGGTGCGCGATCGACCAGCGAAGCGGGATGGTCACGCCGAAGAGCTCGGAGAGCTCGGTTGCGGCTCGACCCGTGCTCGTGTTGCGCCAGGTGCGGAAGGGAACGAGCAGCTCGTCGGTGTCGTCGAATGCCAGGTACCCGTGCATCATGGCGGAGACGCCGATCGCCGCCACGGTCGTGAGCTCGGCGCCGTGGCGCTCTCGCACGTCGGCGACGAGCGCGCTGTAGGCCCGCTGCAGCCCCTCGTGCACGTCCTCGAGCGAGTACGTCCACACACCATCGACGAGCTGGTTCTGCCACTCGTACGATCCGGTCGCGAGCACCTCGGCCGGGTGCTCGCCGACCAGGCACGCCTTGATGCGGGTCGAGCCGAGCTCGATGCCGAGCACGGCGCGCCCCTCGGCGATGACGGCGGCCGCGCTCATTGCGCACCTGCCGCGGGCTGCTGGCCGTACACGTTCTGGTAGCGCTCGAAGAGCGCGTCGATCGCCTCGGGTGCGATCGGAACGAGCGCACCGCCCTGGCGCGCGATGTGCACCGTGCGGGCGACGTCCTCGAGCATGACGGCGGCCTTGACGGCGTCGCGGGCATCGCGCCCGATCGTGAACGGGCCGTGGTTGCGCATGAGGACCGCGCG
The sequence above is a segment of the Microcella humidisoli genome. Coding sequences within it:
- the araA gene encoding L-arabinose isomerase, with amino-acid sequence MTRSIVPDLSTYEVWFLTGSQNLYGDETLRQVAEQSQQVVAGLQAASSIPVTIVWKPTLVDSASIKRVMQEANAADNVIGVIAWMHTFSPAKMWIAGLDALQKPLLHLHTQANVELPFASIDFDFMNLNQAAHGDREFGYIVSRLGVARTTVVGHISNPAVTDRVAVWARAAAGWHAMHELKLARFGDNMRYVAVTEGDKTEAELRFGVQVNTWGVTELADAVHAVGDAEIDALVAEYLDLYDVAAELHPGAARHDSLRYGAAIELGLRGFLEDGGFSAFTTSFEDLADLQQLPGLAVQRLMADGYGFGAEGDWKTAVLVRAAAVMGAGLPGGASLMEDYTYHLEPGNELILGAHMLEVSPSLTAGRARLEVHPLGIGGKDDPVRLVFTADAGPAVVVALSDMRDRFRLVANVVENVALPAPMPHLPVGHAVWKPAPDFSTSAAAWLTAGAAHHTVMSTQVGVDVFRDFAQMAAVELLVIDESTTLEGFARDVRTNAAYYRLAQSL
- the chvE gene encoding multiple monosaccharide ABC transporter substrate-binding protein, whose product is MTFGLAACSAPAAEGEGEGGGLIGVAMPTRSSERWIADGDALVAELEAAGYTVDLQFAEDDIPTQVSQVENMITKGAEALIIAAIDGTTLTEVLQTAADGDIPVIAYDRLIRDSENVNYYATFDNFLVGQQQAWTVLNGLGLTDLEGNALPDAPAGPFNIELFAGSLDDNNAFFFFNGAMDVLQPLIDDGTLVVKSGQTDIEQAATLRWDGEVAQSRMEDLLTANYSDGTKVNAVLSPYDGLSRGIISALTDAGYAVGVDFPIISGQDAEVDSVKAILSGEQFATIFKDTRELAKVAAGMAAALLEGGEPEINDTETYDNGVKIVPSFLLGPVPVVADNVESALVDTGYWTAEELGL
- a CDS encoding xylulokinase is translated as MSAAAVIAEGRAVLGIELGSTRIKACLVGEHPAEVLATGSYEWQNQLVDGVWTYSLEDVHEGLQRAYSALVADVRERHGAELTTVAAIGVSAMMHGYLAFDDTDELLVPFRTWRNTSTGRAATELSELFGVTIPLRWSIAHLHQAVLNGEPHVARVRFTTTLAGYVHWRLTGERVLGIGDASGMFPIGAEGADYDATMLAQYDALIADAALAGPLRDLLPSILPAGATAGTLTAEGAALLDPTGALRPGAVFCPPEGDAGTGMVATNAVAPGTGNVSAGTSIFAMVVLDRPLEHVHPELDVVATPVGHPVAMVHCNNGTSELAAWVGVFRRFAELAGAPLDADEAYRLLLAEALDGAADAGGVLAYNQISGEPIAQLAEGRPLVVRTPESDLTLANTMRAQVYGVFATLSLGMRALRDEPGVRIDRMQAHGGLFRTAGVAQRFLAAALDAPVGVAESASEGGAWGIAVLASFTASGGGDLAAFLDRDVFGGTDMTVVTPDPADVVGFTSYLEAYESGLAIERRAVDALPLTALQGAVS